TGTCATTACAATTCtgtcattaaacattttaagatGCTCTGCTTTGCTTCCGCATCACCACAAAGTGCACCAGCTGGGATGTCAACCCACGgaaactgaaattaaaaagcTCAGTGATTGTTcattaagaagaaaaataaaacacttacaGCCTATACATCCCAGCTGGATTATAAAACACCAAAGGAGCTGAAAAACGTTAACATTAAAAGTTCCCTTAGTGGTAACTGCTTCACTAAGACTGAgatttgtgtgtttagtttTACAATTTAACATTTGAGCTCAAGCTCTTTATTGTTTgacctttaaacacacattgATTCCTTAATGTTTTTTGAATTTAGAAACttgttaatgtaatgtaaatattaaaaatgtaggtTGACTGAAGCTAATCTTTAGAAATCTGGGCAGCCAGTGGCCAATAAATGGTGCAGATGTATATGTTTAGCCAGTTATCTTAACTTAACAGTTTAATAAtacaaatgacacacaaaatTGCATAACTTGTTGCATAACGGTTTCTACAATCTGCATGTCGTATCTGCACAGCAGTGCACACAGTGTAGTTCGAGTAACAATCATGTGTaaacaaaaaactacaaataaaacatagcaaaaaacattattattttgttcttgAAATCAAGCTGCGACTTAAGATACGTCATTTTATaacaaattttattttattgttgaaaaAGTCTCATTTAGGCGGCTCTGTTTTCACGCACCTATAACAATTAGTGTCAAGAGCTAATTGTTTTAACCTGCGCAATAGTAGCTAAAGTTGACTCATAAGCGATTAAACCATACATGCGTCAAACTGCATACAGCAAATCTGTATACCATTAAAACTTACATTAAACCAGTTAGTTTAAGTAAACTAATCTAAAATATGCACCATTAGGTTTCCGTACAAATGTAAAGAGAGGGTTTTTACCtacaggttttgttttttttatctccgtATGTGAAAATATTTAGCTCCAGATGAACGCGATAACTGTCCACGGTGACTCGTACTTTACTGACACTGAAACGTCACACTCTCCACATattcaccgtgtgtgtgtgtgggaggagatTGTATTCTATGGGCGTGAACCTGAACTCAGcactgctgccttcacgtgCCGTCGGAAAAACAGAGCTCCGAGCTGCATTCACGAACACTTGGTAGAGCCAAGTAGAGAAGCTGTTAAAATTGCCTTTTATCTTAATGTTCTCATAGAACTATGTACTTTTATCTGCGGGCATAAagaatttacaaaaaatacTAGTCATACGACACATTTCACTCCAAGCAGCTAAATAGGAAGAATgtcattttcagtgtgtttacttttcattatctctccctctctctttcacaatTCAAGCATCTTTTTTGGggttaaagatccagtgtgtaagctTCAGGTGAACTGTTGTCCATATGGcagaatatatataaaatgtaaaatgattatCACTATTTACactgattttatatttttcatacagtattgtgcaaaagtcttagggtaccaccagctttgttgttttaggTTTATGCTAAATATATGTCACCATTGGCATTTGGATCTGAATGATGTCAGTGAAAGTTGGTCTCATTTATTAGCAAACTTTCAGTGAAATGCTCAAGCACGTCTTGCATAAAGAACTTCTTTGCAGCAAATATttgtttacaataaaacaataagacaaacacaggtttttaccaataacattaattgTGGTTCCGCTCCAGCTTTAGAGGGCCAGGGTTGTGCTATTGTTAAAGTTTATGGTCACACTAAATACAGCTGTTTCTTTTTGAAAGATTTGCCAATTTGCGATTTTAAAACTGCAGACATTCCCATATTTTCTGTATACAAGACTGGTTACATGTATATAACAAATTGTATATATCAGTTGTATAAATCAGTTCAATATTTTCAAAGTGACTCTCGCTCTATCTCATTGTGCAAATTTGTAAATATTCTGCCCCCTGTTGGACCCACAATGTAATCACTGCTGTCTGGGTTATGTTTGCAATGCAAGCAGGAGAATATTTTTTATAACAAAGACGAGAGCCAGAAATTCAGCACTGAGATACACAGACCACCAAGTACTGATACTAACCTCATATTTTTAAACCTTGTGGTTCTCTGTAATACCTTATCAATATATGCTGCTACAGGAGCAAAGCAGAGCACTTCTATACAGTGATGATGAAATCTGTAATATTAAATCaatgaataaaatcaattaaaaaaaagcaagaggATAATGGCAACACAAAATTACATGATTTCTATAATGTAGAGAGTTATCATGACTTGCATGTAAATCTCCATCtgcaaagtaaaagtatgtAGATAGTAAtagcaagaagaagaagtgaccTATATTCATTCATTGGCTATACAAATGCCTTGAGTATGAAAACTACTTGCAGTGCACATGCACCAGATCCCACCTGGACACCACGAGTGACTCTTTCTTCCCTTTCTCTTCATCTTTATGACTCTGAACAGTGGTCACTGATGTGGTtttttgtcacagcagcagatacTTGGCTGAACTATCTGTCTATAAAATGTTAATTGTCCCATTTGCTGAGGATTAGTGTTACAAATGCCTTGCAGCGGCCAAACACATCTATTGGCAGCTCCCTTGGCTCACTTTTAGTGCAGATATAAAGGGacttgattaaaaatgtttatgtcCTCTGACAgatggtgcatgtgtgtgtgtgtgtttaaagcgACTCAATTAGCCCAATCTGACCCACAGATCACACTTGATGAATGTTATTCCCCAATGGAATTGCACTCACTTTaaataactttaactttatggCAGATGCCATTTGTTTTTGAACCACCCTCTGCCATTTGAGCAGTGAAACATTATCTGCAATAATGCTTATTATGCTTATTGTAATGCTTCATCCTGATCATCATCAGTTCCAGCTCGTACACTGAGCCTTTGCAGCAACAGGAACTGGGTTATAGATGAACTGTGTCATCCAACCATATTATGGTGACTGCTGGGCCCCACTGAGTGATTGGTGTTGAGTGTAAATCGAACATATGGCTCACCATCAGTCTGACTGCATGCTATTGTAATAGAAACAAATCGTGAAATCAAACCCGTTATGAAGACATTTGACAATAAGGATTTATGAATAATTCACATACTAAATTAGATTGTTCACACTTATAGACCACAGAGGAATAACATgttagataaaaaaaagggcAACAGTGATCTGTGGCTTGCCAAATATAGATCCCaaatgtacagtactgtaccaTTAAGCCACAGGTCTAATATTGTTCGTATCGTCTTTTCCATCGGACACCATCTCCCATTTGGTAACTGTTCATGATAACATCCATGAGAACCTGATCTCCTTTTCTGAAGCCTCAAAATGTGCAATGTTGACGAAATgcaacacatcacatcacctgcaaccaggcgcAGATTGGACCATGCACACCAGCTGTCAATGTCCACTCGTATGTGCCAtcatttcattcatgtgttcatcttttAGCACTTTAGCACATCAAAGTTTTtcattctgacattttcagcATGCTACCAGGAGACTTAACACGACAATCACAGGAGAGGAGCTCTTGATATGCCGTTAATATGCTGCAGTGGCTAACTCTATGATTTTATGAGTGCAGTGGACACCACAGCCTCTTGTTGCCGGTTAAAATAGCAGTAGTAAAGTCATTAGTAAGATTAAACAGTATTAATCTGTACAACGATCCTGATCAAATGTGCAATACTTTCTCAAATGAAAGAGCAGACGTCACAGAACGCTTCAGcaccatgttttttatttatttatttagagtgTGTTTCAGGTCTTGCAAGAGAAAACAGGGTTGGTCCATATAACTAGAGAAAAGAGGTGGAGTTTGGTACCAGCACCAGGTTTTACACAGTTCAAGAGACACAACTATTAAAACTAGCAGTGcaatttatcattattttcattacaaTAAACATTACATGTCACTATGAATACattgtaaaaagaaagaaagatgtaaATCTGTACAATAATGACAACACATCCCACCAGTCACGGTGGATTATCTGTGTATCCTTTGGTGTGGCGTCACTAAGCACCATTACTTTACAGACTGAGTGAAAGTGAGTTAGTGGGTGTGTTACCAGAGGGTTGTCAATACAAATCCCTGCATAACCTCTCAGCAAGATGCCTTTAAGCAAGGCACTTCAACCCCAGCTGCACCAGCCAACGGCCAACTGTGGTCATACTGGAAATTTCCCAAATGGACAGCATGGATGTGATGTtgctttggggaaaaaaaaaatcccaacagATGCTATGAGCTCACTTTACTTTAGTAGGATAaattatagatttaaaaaaatctttacaGTACTTTGATATCTACTTCTAGTAAAGTCACAAGTATTCAAGTACCTGAGAGCATCGTCCCATTGTCACATTGTCAGACAGTTGCCAGCAAGAGAGCTCAAGGATTTGGCATTAAAACCATTAAGCACAATGGTTGTAAATTCTCAGCACTGGCGTTTTTCCTCTTCCCGACATGTAAATCAATGCATCTGCCAGTGCCACTGTGCATCAACAAGACTAGGAACTCTGTTGCTGGCTGTAAACATTTAAGGCTTTAGTGATTTTCTCCTCACAGTAACATCTGGACTGTGTCAACAGAGGATTGACAAGCAGCTAATACATTTTCCTATTATACCGTGATAAATGTGGCAAAACCAGATGGGCCTGGCAATCACTTTCAAATCAGATGTACATTCAAATATTTAGTGCTGATaaaaggggggggggtgtaAATGTTCAGTTACAGTCCCTGTATTCATCATATATTagctaaaatataaataaaaattggACTATAATACACAAGTGATGGGGATTAGGTAGCTTGATCACATCCAAGAGGGCAAATTAAatgtggaataataataaaaagaaaaatacagcagTGGCTGACTCCCACCACAGGAGGGCACTGTTATATTGGCAATACTGCTTCACTTACACTGAAATCAAGTGCCCAGCAACAGAACTTCCAGCAAACGTATTAAACAGTTAACGTAACAACCAGTGGTAAGAGTTTCTTTTCTAAATGAGACACTCGACAGTTGGTTAGAATTTACAGTCAACAACAAAATGTGGGACTCGTCAAACTGTCTTATTCTAAAATATACTTCAGAATAAATCCCTTAATTCATTTACAATAAAGCACCAATGGATTAAACTGTTCTTTTACGCCTTTTGGGACAAACACCTGGGTGTCAAACCTGGGACATCAGCACTGATTCCACCTCGTCACGTATTTAGCTGGTCGGTGGTGGGTGGCCAACATCCAGTCTTCTCTGAGCAGTGCCTCTTTTTCGTCCAGATGTTGGCACACCACTGACTGCACTTCCCAGAGTTCCCGGAGTCTGGAAGAAAGATTTGGACGCAGATGCTGTGGTATCCTTTGGCGTTTGTGGagtctgtggaggaggaaaatgaCGTGAGTTTGGAGAATCATGTCCTGACATTGTTCGTCACAGTAATGAAATGCTTGCTGGTCCCTCTGGAGTTGCATTTAATTCCATGAAGGTAtgacatgcaatatggggataagttggacactctaaattgaccatgagtatgaaagtgggtggttgtttgtctccatgtggccctgtgatgtgAGTATAGAGTTGCACAAAACTCTGAAAACATAAATGTACTAATTTAATCTTTCCAATTTCTCTCTTTGATGCAACACCCCCATACAAGCTACAAACTTTCAGCAACTTATTTCATGATTATCAGACAAAACCTCTAAAGTAGCACCTGTTTTGGTACTGACATAGAAGTTTTGGTAATCATGTATGAAGTCGTGTCTGAGGAAGACTTATTATTAGAATAATTATTAACTATTTTTAAAGCAGCCCAAAGATTGtaaggagaggagagcaggtaAGTGTTTGTGGTGCCTTCAAGAGCGCCCAGATGACACCGTTAAAAAAAAGCTCTTGAGCAAAcgttatgtatttatattatgtgtatatttttttgtcaaatagaCTATTTTGAGGGGAAAATCTCaagtaacacaaaaaaataataaagcaaaaCTGGTGTGTTCAATTGGACGAAAACAACCAAACTATACAATTTAACCATTTTTTGTTAAAACCTATTAAATATCATCATTCATACCATTCAGGTATCGGTATCAAGTTTCAATACCATATTGAAAGTCAGCTTTTAATCAACAGACACTTACCAGTTGTTCTGGTGTGCTGGTGCGAACAGTCTGCCTTGGTACTTGGGGTGAATGTGGAGTGGCAGCAGTCGACTCGTACTGTCTGCTCTGTTCTGGGGTGGAAGGTGATGGAACCGGCGACCAGCTGACGTCCGGCGCTGCCGCTGTCGTCAGACTATAGGCTGTAAAGTGGGCGGGTGACATCACAGTGGGCAAACTGAAGCTGAGTTTAGTGTGGGCGTCTGAGCCTTGCTGTTGTAGACCATTGGTGACCAGGGGGTACTGAGAAAGGGCAGAAGAGGGCACCAGGACGTACGGCAGCGCCAGGGTGGGAACGCCACTGGAAGGAAGTGCTAGACTGGCTGGTGGTTGACCAGCAGAGAGGAAGAAGTTGAGGCTGTTCAGACctgaagaaaacaggaaaaaaaaatgtgattaaccTGACTGGTGGTCAAAGTCACCTGACCTACTCTAAGACAGTGACATGGAAATCAAGTGCACCCTCGGCACACAGGTGTCTTAATTAACTGGCTCCTGTGAAGCGAGTCTTTTGTTTAAATCCGAAAACATCCGAGTCAGCGTTTACTTCCAGCCTTACTCGTGGATACAAGATGCCATTGCCGATGTTGAGACATTAATTAGATTGATGAGTATGGATCATGTCACGGTGGATTTTTGCCAAGCACCCAGAGAAGATCCAAGCGGAAGCCACGTCTTTCATTAATTCTTATTCGGTGAGTCTGcataataatgtatatttagAATGTTGccgtgtttttgtctttcttcctAAAGCAAAGCATAGTATGTTTGTAAACCATAGAACGCACTCTTTAAcatgaaaaaacagaaaactgaaaaatcacaccATTTAGGTTACTCTTAGGGCTTTgaggaaaaaacatgtttatcattatttttttttaattgcaactCAGACTTTTTCAGTTTTAGTTAAatgactaaaataaaactctaacAGTATCGACTCCCTTGATGATAATAATGGATGCCAATTGCTGATTTGGGACGTTCTGTACAATTTGACATGTAGTGTTTTCAGGAAGCTGTACATACCTGCATTGTTAGGTACATAGAGGTAGTGTGACGGCTGGGTGGGCTCGCTGCTCTTATTGCCACCAAGTCTTTGCTCGATCACTCTGGGAAGATCTGTGGGGTGACTGATAGAAATCCTGGTGGCATCAGTCTGTGAACTTTCCTCTGCTTCCCTCGGAGGTCCAACTCTCGCCTGGAAGGTGAAAAACGAAGACTGGGAATAAATTAAacagccaaacaaacaaaaagtcacaaatgaaaaatggaCTCAGTCCCAAAATGGTCAATATTCAGATAGTCGGCATTGCGTGTTAGAGGTGGGCCTATTAATCAGTTGGGCTCATTAATAAACGTATACTTTAGcagatgtgacacaaaagtaATTTGAATTTTTGAAGAAATTAAGAAACTGTTAAATGTGTCAACAGAACTCACCCTGTCAGATTCCTCTAAACCTGGCATTCCCTTCTTtttcaccacctcctcctccctctcctcccttttcctctttcttccctCCTCCGACTCCAACCtaggtgacctctgaccttcaggCAGTTGGTCAGACTGGCCTAGCGACCCGTAAAGCATGACCACAGAGGGCTGAGACAGGCTGGGCAGGTACGCCAAGCAGTGCGGCGAGGAGGCAGAGGTGAGGAGGTACTCTGGGTGGAGGGAAGGTGCCAGTGGGGTGGTGTGGGTGGAGGACGGAGGTAGCTGGCCATTGCTGCggctgtgggtgtgtgtctgttgtgctgCACTGGGTtgattactgaaaaaaacaacaaggaatTAGCCAtatctttaattgtttttagtCTAAAACATTGGACTTGGATTAGAAATTACAAGCTTCATGATCCCAGTAAAGGATGTTATATCATTATAGCCATTTTTGGCAACCCTGTTCCTCAAGCTCTAACTTATTACTTCTCCGTTGACATTTTGACCAAATAGGGTCTGTGCTAGAAAGAAAGAGTTCAGATTATGTGTAAACACTTTATCTGAATTTGAGGATTAGGAAAAACAGCCAGAACCCCatggattaaaaacacaaaccgtATCAGTATAGAAAAGTGAGGATGCAGTGCATTGTGGAAAGcaattatttaatatttgtgttttgtgataTTCATGTCCAATTAGTTTCAGTTTGTGTTTACCGTTTAAAATGAATAGATGTTTTCCTTTACTGCTGTGCTCATCTTTCAATCTTGctggctctgtgtctgtgatgtttttaacAATATACATGAGAACAATTCTGACTAGGGACTCTAGTATAGTTATGACTCTGTAACCAGTTGCACTAAAAGCCCGCTCTGATCTCTTGTGCTGATGTGCAGATTTCAAactgtcctcctcctgtggGTTACCGCTGCCCCTGGTGGATTTTTATCCAGCTTCATGTGAAAAACAATATCCCCTTTCAACACACACTTGCGTGTCCTGTTATTACCTCCCCTAAAAAAATCACTTAACCGAACACAGCCTTGAGGCGACTGTGGTTTGGATCCAAAAAGACCAACCATAGAAATAACATGTGTCCGAGGTGGCCAACGTATACAGACAACTTCACAGCAGTCAGTTCCTGTCACAGGGAGCCAAAGGCTAAGCCCATGAGCCAATGCAAACAAGTGTATAATACTAAAAGAGTTCTGAGATTTAAAACACCCCCCACAGATTCATCACCTCAcgtgaaaatgaaaagtgagTTTATCCatttgtgtgtacttgtgttgcCTCGCGCTGAACGTAAGATGAAACCATTTCCCCTTTGTTCCACACAGCTAGTGAATTCCCCTTAATGATAATGATAGTCTTTCTTGACAAATTTTAGTAATACTGTGTGTAGTAAATTTTCTGGCAGCACATTTGAGATCCAAGAGAAGGtcatggttttgtgtgtgtgtgtgttcttgtatgggtatgcTTGTGAGGACTACAAACTCAAACTATAGGGAGAGAGGacatgcattatgtcaatgggTGTCCTGACTACAAATGCTGCacgagtgtgcgtgtgtgtgtgaactcactcAGAGCTGTTTCCGAACTGCAGTCGACACACCGCGTTGTTGCTTGTAGTCTTTCGGGAATAATCGACCGGCTGATTTGGAAAACCTGTGGTGGGAAGAAAAGATTGTGACTTATTTTTACAGGACTATACAAGTGCTCAATTGTAACAcccccattcccactggtcaggAAACCCATTTAATCCTGGACCAGTGGGTATTTTATTGGGATTCACTCCCGGGTCAAAGGATTAGACAATACATGCAAGTTTTTATAGGCTTCGGCTATTGGCCACAGTGTGAACTCAAGACCCAGTTGaacatgaatgtttttagtGAACCTTTTACGACTTCGGACAGCACTCAATGTTTTTATCATCTTATTAGTGACATAAAATCATCATCAATGGGaatggtgtcaaatgccttTTTAGTGAGTACACCCTGGTTCATAAATCCTAGCTATACCCACTAATTTAAGTATGAATGCAGTTTAAGAAACTTCTGTTTTAAGTGACCACACACGTGATAACTCTCTCTTACCAGTTCGCTCTGGCCTTGGGCTGCTGGGGGCAGAGTAGACCTGCCGTTGGACAGCCACAGACGTTGGCGTGATGTTGAAGGAGGCGTGCCGTGCCATTTTGGCTTTTCTGAGGTTCTGGCCTGTCATTGGCTGCTCAGCATTAGGAGGAGCAACAGCTGCTACATTCAAAGTATTTCCTATAAATTGAAGTCATGCATGGgaaaaaattacaaatgcaGTCGTGTACCTGAAACAGAAATTGCCAAAGAATATAATATATCATCAAGGTTTATTTCTTACTGGCATTTCCAGAGTTGTTGAATTCTACAGGGCCGAGCCACTTGAAGGC
This Solea solea chromosome 3, fSolSol10.1, whole genome shotgun sequence DNA region includes the following protein-coding sequences:
- the e2f7 gene encoding transcription factor E2F7, producing the protein MEVECLALKDLTNPRKSFTVGAEEAEEDGGHTEQKENICVERRRSTPLKSAESTAPSLLMNRKGANTDLAHITPIKHTVLAEPWTPTANLKMLISAASPDIRDREMKKVLFRPIENEKDKPASPDTVMGDTEVDDSSHFEAVDEEDEAEKKPSRKQKSLGLLCKKFLALYPEYPEPHSPIWISLDEVATSLGVERRRIYDIVNVLESLTIVGRIAKNSYTWYGRQQLDATLEDLQRRGRQQGYHLQMELTAKARGAGPGREDDVGEGDAGNAGGNRKDKSLRIMSQKFVMLFLVSKSLTVTLDAAAKILIEESQDSSSHSKYKTKVRRLYDIANVLTSLGLIKKVHVREERGRKPAFKWLGPVEFNNSGNARNTLNVAAVAPPNAEQPMTGQNLRKAKMARHASFNITPTSVAVQRQVYSAPSSPRPERTGFPNQPVDYSRKTTSNNAVCRLQFGNSSDNQPSAAQQTHTHSRSNGQLPPSSTHTTPLAPSLHPEYLLTSASSPHCLAYLPSLSQPSVVMLYGSLGQSDQLPEGQRSPRLESEEGRKRKREEREEEVVKKKGMPGLEESDRARVGPPREAEESSQTDATRISISHPTDLPRVIEQRLGGNKSSEPTQPSHYLYVPNNAGLNSLNFFLSAGQPPASLALPSSGVPTLALPYVLVPSSALSQYPLVTNGLQQQGSDAHTKLSFSLPTVMSPAHFTAYSLTTAAAPDVSWSPVPSPSTPEQSRQYESTAATPHSPQVPRQTVRTSTPEQLTPQTPKDTTASASKSFFQTPGTLGSAVSGVPTSGRKRGTAQRRLDVGHPPPTS